The Henckelia pumila isolate YLH828 chromosome 2, ASM3356847v2, whole genome shotgun sequence genome includes a window with the following:
- the LOC140884751 gene encoding uncharacterized protein — translation MLLAVLIANSEGNILVERFNGVPAEERLHWRSFLVKLGADNLKGVKNEELLVANHKSVYIVYTVLGDVSIFIVGKDEYDELALAEAIFVITSALKDVCGKPPTERLFLDKYGKICLCLDEIVWKGLLENTDKDRIKRLVRLKPPNDF, via the exons ATGCTGCTGGCAGTTTTGATCGCCAACTCCGAAGGCAATATTCTTGTCGAACG TTTCAATGGAGTCCCAGCTGAGGAACGACTACATTGGAGATCTTTCCTGGTGAAACTTGGGGCAGATAATCTCAAGGGAGTCAAGAATGAGGAGCTCCTTGTGGCTAATCACAA GTCAGTTTATATCGTATACACAGTGCTTGGGGATGTCAGTATATTTATTGTTGGCAAAGACGAGTACGATGAACTTGCTT TGGCGGAAGCTATCTTCGTGATTACCTCAGCTCTGAAGGACGTTTGTGGAAAACCTCCGACTGAACGCCTTTTCCTTGACAAATACGGAAAAATATGCTTGTGCTTGGATGAAATTGTGTGGAAG GGTTTGTTGGAGAACACCGACAAAGACAGAATCAAGAGGCTGGTGAGGCTAAAGCCACCAAACGACTTCTAA
- the LOC140883455 gene encoding uncharacterized protein isoform X1 — protein sequence MMVSFKSIRIRQALHQALSLGIIVTSALMIWKGLMCITGTESPVVVVLTGSMEPGFGRGDILFLQMTKDPIRVGEIVVYNINGREIPIVHRVIKIHERRDTGEVDILTKGDNNLGDDISLYNGELWLQWHHIMGRAVGFLPYVGYVTIILTDKPIIKYVLIGVLGFLVIISKD from the exons ATGATGGTTTCTTTCAAGTCTATTCGTATTCGGCAGGCGCTTCATCAGGCACTCAGCCTTG GCATAATTGTTACATCTGCACTGATGATATGGAAAGGGCTGATGTGCATTACTGGGACTGAATCCCCCGTTGTCGTCGTTCTCACTGGAAGCATGGAACCAGGCTTTGGAAGG GGAGACATTCTCTTCCTACAAATGACAAAAGATCCCATCCGAGTAGGAGAAATTGTTGTGTATAACATTAAC GGACGTGAAATTCCAATCGTCCATCGTGTCATTAAG ATTCATGAGCGACGAGACACGGGAGAAGTTGATATTCTGACAAAAG GGGATAACAACCTTGGAGATGACATCTCTCTTTACAACGGCGAGCTCTGGCTGCAGTGGCACCATATTATGGGAAGAGCTGTGGG TTTCTTGCCTTATGTTGGCTATGTTACAATCATTTTGACAGATAAACCTATTATAAAG TATGTTCTTATTGGGGTACTAGGATTTCTTGTGATTATATCAAAAGACTGA
- the LOC140883455 gene encoding uncharacterized protein isoform X2 has translation MIWKGLMCITGTESPVVVVLTGSMEPGFGRGDILFLQMTKDPIRVGEIVVYNINGREIPIVHRVIKIHERRDTGEVDILTKGDNNLGDDISLYNGELWLQWHHIMGRAVGFLPYVGYVTIILTDKPIIKYVLIGVLGFLVIISKD, from the exons ATGATATGGAAAGGGCTGATGTGCATTACTGGGACTGAATCCCCCGTTGTCGTCGTTCTCACTGGAAGCATGGAACCAGGCTTTGGAAGG GGAGACATTCTCTTCCTACAAATGACAAAAGATCCCATCCGAGTAGGAGAAATTGTTGTGTATAACATTAAC GGACGTGAAATTCCAATCGTCCATCGTGTCATTAAG ATTCATGAGCGACGAGACACGGGAGAAGTTGATATTCTGACAAAAG GGGATAACAACCTTGGAGATGACATCTCTCTTTACAACGGCGAGCTCTGGCTGCAGTGGCACCATATTATGGGAAGAGCTGTGGG TTTCTTGCCTTATGTTGGCTATGTTACAATCATTTTGACAGATAAACCTATTATAAAG TATGTTCTTATTGGGGTACTAGGATTTCTTGTGATTATATCAAAAGACTGA